The following coding sequences lie in one Nerophis lumbriciformis linkage group LG02, RoL_Nlum_v2.1, whole genome shotgun sequence genomic window:
- the psda gene encoding PH and SEC7 domain-containing protein 1 isoform X2 has product MTSLAACDSGLGHADMARYLLCWGGGSLEDSYLNAPPYRAVYRERAVNHPPELLYPQADVAERLAHGGGDDVLANGAKADLQAAKRLAKHLYHLDGFRKSDVARHLSKNNEFSRMVSEEYLSNFDFHRLTMDQALRTFLAKFPLMGETQERERVLAHFSRRYVRCNPDGDTTEDSVHTLTCAVMLLNTDLHGNNVGKRMSCSQFVSNLEGLNEGKDFSKDLLKTLYASIKNDKLQWTIDEEELRKSMSELVDGRTDSASHTMKRIGRGGNHLVGVAQQADGELYKSGFLVRKVHADPDGKRTPRGKRGWKSFYATLKGRVLYLQKDEYRGERQLTEEEVKNAVSVHHSLALRAADYSKRPNVFYLRTADWRVFLLQAPDAEHMQSWITRINAVAAMFSAPPFPAAIGSRKRFSRPLLPGSDSKLSQEEQVKSHEGRFRAASAELDDLLTSMAEHKVKGRELDEQKLRREYLEFEKTRYGTYAMLLRAKMSAGADGDLSAFEARLLEDGRNSLQRARSSPTLPQEAGDDSAAPHSPSRDKGGSVKAKAKAKA; this is encoded by the exons ATGACATCACTGGCTGCGTGTGACAGTGGGCTGGGCCACGCTGACATGGCACGCTACCTGCTGTGCTGGGGAGGCGGGTCTCTGGAGGACAGCTACCTGAATGCCCCGCCCTACCGAGCTGTTTACAG AGAACGTGCGGTCAACCACCCCCCCGAGCTGCTCTACCCGCAGGCCGACGTGGCCGAGCGACTGGCGCACGGTGGCGGCGACGACGTGCTGGCAAACGGCGCCAAGGCTGACCTACAGGCCGCCAAACGCCTCGCCAAGCACCTGTACCACCTGGACGGCTTCAGAAAGTCTGACGTGGCTCGACATCTCAGCAagaa tAATGAGTTCAGTCGTATGGTGTCTGAAGAATATCTCAGCAACTTTGACTTCCACAGACTGACTATGGACCAGGCCCTCAG AACCTTCCTGGCCAAGTTCCCCCTGATGGGAGAAACTCAGGAGCGCGAGCGAGTGCTGGCTCACTTCTCCAGACGCTACGTGCGCTGCAACCCAGACGGCGACACCACGGAAG ACAGCGTCCACACTCTCACATGTGCAGTGATGCTGCTCAACACTGATCTCCATGGCAAC aatGTCGGCAAGAGGATGTCCTGCAGTCAGTTTGTGTCCAACCTGGAAGGCCTCAATGAGGGAAAAGATTTCTCCAAAGACCTGCTGAAG ACGTTGTACGCGTCCATCAAGAACGACAAGCTACAGTGGACcat CGATGAGGAGGAGTTGAGGAAGTCCATGTCCGAGTTGGTCGACGGTCGAACAGACTCCGCCTCCCACACCATGAAGCGAATCGGACGTGGCGGGAACCACCTGGTGGGTGTGGCCCAGCAGGCGGATGGCGAGCTCTACAAGAGCGGCTTCCTGGTCCGCAAAGTCCACGCAGACCCAGACGGAAAGAGAA CGCCACGTGGGAAGCGGGGGTGGAAGTCTTTCTACGCCACCTTGAAGGGTCGAGTGCTCTACCTGCAGAAG GACGAGTACCGTGGCGAGCGGCAGCTGACGGAGGAGGAGGTGAAGAACGCCGTGTCCGTGCACCACTCCCTCGCCCTGAGGGCCGCCGACTACAGCAAACGCCCCAACGTCTTCTACCTGCGCACGGCCGACTGGCGGGTGTTTTTGCTGCAGGCGCC GGACGCCGAGCATATGCAGTCGTGGATCACGCGCATCAACGCCGTGGCGGCCATGTTCTCTGCACCCCCGTTCCCGGCGGCCATCGGCTCTCGAAAGAGATTCAGCCGTCCGCTGCTCCCGGGGTCCGACTCCAAGCTGTCGCAG GAAGAGCAGGTGAAATCCCACGAGGGTCGCTTCAGGGCCGCGTCCGCCGAGCTGGATGATCTCTTGACCTCCATGGCCGAGCACAAGGTGAAAGGTCGCGAGCTGGACGAGCAGAAGCTGCGGCGGGAGTACTTGGAGTTTGAG AAAACCCGTTACGGTACGTACGCCATGCTGCTGAGGGCCAAAATGTCCGCCGGCGCCGACGGCGACCTGTCGGCTTTCGAGGCGCGGCTCCTGGAGGACGGCCGCAACAGCCTGCAGAGGGCGCGCTCCAGCCCCACGCTGCCGCAGGAAGCGGGCGACGACAGCGCCGCGCCACACTCGCCCAGCAGAGACAAAGGAGGAAGCGTGAAGGCGAAGGCGAAGGCGAAGGCGTAA